The following proteins are co-located in the Heteronotia binoei isolate CCM8104 ecotype False Entrance Well chromosome 21, APGP_CSIRO_Hbin_v1, whole genome shotgun sequence genome:
- the TMEM86A gene encoding lysoplasmalogenase TMEM86A, whose protein sequence is MVSPVTVVKSEGPKLVPFFKATCVYFVLWLPTSSPSWFSALIKCLPIFCLWVFLLAHGINFLMAHRSACRILAGLIFSALGDAFLIWQEQGYFVHGLLMFAITHILYSSAFGMKPLDMKAGLAMATVSSFGYTFLYSYLSGPFTYLVAVYIALIGFMGWRAMAGVQLCNDLWTWTKLSACIGSVLFMVSDLTIAVNKFCFPVPYSRVIIMATYYAAQMLIALSAVESRDEEDFKKRK, encoded by the exons GTGAAGAGTGAAGGGCCAAAGCTTGTGCCCTTTTTCAAAGCCACTTGTGTTTATTTTGTCCTTTGGCTGCCGACTTCCAGCCCTTCCTGGTTCAGTGCCCTCATCAAGTGTCTGCCTATCTTCTGCCTATGGGTCTTCCTGCTGGCTCATGGGATCAATTTTCTGATGGCCCATCGCAGTGCCTGTAGGATCTTAGCTGGCCTGATATTCTCAGCTCTAGGAGATGCCTTCCTCATCTGGCAAGAACAAGGCTACTTTGTTCATG GTTTGTTGATGTTTGCCATCACACACATCCTGTACTCCTCGGCATTTGGGATGAAGCCTTTGGACATGAAAGCTGGCCTGGCAATGGCCACGGTGTCTAGCTTTGGCTACACCTTTCTATACTCCTACCTCTCAGGCCCATTCACCTATCTGGTAGCTGTTTACATTGCCTTGATAGGCTTTATGGGCTGGCGGGCCATGGCTGGTGTACAGCTGTGCAATGACCTTTGGACTTGGACCAAGCTCTCCGCTTGCATCGGCTCCGTGCTTTTCATGGTCTCAGATCTGACCATTGCAGTCAACAAATTTTGCTTTCCTGTGCCCTATTCACGGGTCATCATTATGGCCACATACTATGCCGCTCAGATGCTCATTGCACTTTCTGCTGTGGAGAGCAGGGATGAAGAAGACTTTAAAAAGAGGAAGTAG